A region from the Ursus arctos isolate Adak ecotype North America unplaced genomic scaffold, UrsArc2.0 scaffold_6, whole genome shotgun sequence genome encodes:
- the TMEM276 gene encoding transmembrane protein 276, which produces MAPKPWSEWSTTLSHLALGAVSLRAAVSTAQASRGAAAGFLLQALASATMLAPGLGTDEDCLAGAWVATVIGLPLLAFDFHWVNGDRSSANLLLGGGMVLAVAGDHLGAEGRSVAGQAVVLVVAVTILIVAVFTTNAYGMWGGAMLGAAGLLSRLEEDRLLLLPKEDICRWALAAGSWAYHRALHTQRLQWE; this is translated from the exons ATGGCCCCCAAGCCTTGGAGCGAGTGGAGCACGACCCTGTCCCACCTGGCACTGGGAGCGGTGTCTCTGCGTGCAGCCGTGAGCACTGCCCAG GCAAGTCGAGGGGCCGCTGCTGGCTTCCTGCTCCAGGCCTTGGCCTCTGCCACCAtgctggccccagggctgggcacagATGAAGACTGTCTTGCTGGAGCCTGGGTGGCCACTGTCATTGGTCTGCCCCTTCTGGCCTTCGATTTCCACTGGGTGAATGGGGACCGTTCCTCTGCCAACCTGCTCCTGGGAGGAGGGATGGTGCTGGCAGTGGCCGGTGACCACCTTGGTGCTGAGGGCCGCTCTGTGGCTGGTCAGGCAGTAGTGCTGGTGGTTGCAGTAACCATCCTCATTGTGGCCGTTTTCACAACCAACGCTTATGGAATGTGGGGGGGCGCAATGTTGGGTGCTGCAGGCCTCCTGAGCCGGCTGGAGGAAGACAGACTGCTGCTGCTACCAAAGGAGGACATCTGTCGCTGGGCCCTGGCCGCAGGCAGTTGGGCCTACCACCGAGCCCTGCACACACAGCGCCTGCAGTGGGAGTGA